A window from Sphingobacterium hotanense encodes these proteins:
- a CDS encoding prevent-host-death protein: MGIVETSSKKFKKNQNEFFELADLGQQIIIKRGKKQAYLLTPVSEEDLSFGQEMSERLRLSEQQFKDGDFVRIKSKNELKAFLERI, translated from the coding sequence ATGGGAATAGTTGAGACATCGAGCAAAAAGTTTAAAAAAAATCAGAATGAATTTTTTGAGCTAGCGGATCTTGGTCAACAGATAATTATTAAGCGAGGGAAAAAGCAAGCTTACCTTTTAACTCCTGTTTCTGAAGAAGACTTATCCTTCGGCCAAGAAATGAGTGAAAGACTCCGATTGTCTGAACAGCAATTTAAAGATGGTGATTTCGTGAGAATAAAATCTAAAAATGAATTGAAAGCTTTTTTAGAAAGAATATAG
- a CDS encoding type IA DNA topoisomerase: protein MKVVIAEKPSVARDLARVMGAKEVKDGYIAGNGYAFTYAFGHLVQLCTPQAYGFHNWSMKNLPIIPAQFALEVKKVRKDGKQMDDAGALKQLNTIKWLLEQAEEIIVATDAGREGELIFRNIYYYLKSNIPFKRLWISSQTDKAIKEGFANLKEGTEYDSLYMSARSRSESDWLIGINATQALTLAAGNKGLLSLGRVQTPTLAMICSRYLENKDFKPQAFYKIQAGFEKEGIQFKATSNKIDKKDVAEETIAKIQVGSNAKVVNVEAKETKEQPPLLFDLTSLQQDANKKWGYSADQTLSIAQTLYEKKVITYPRTGSRYIGEDVFEKIDELFQHLADTAQESIALISKNLIGAKLNKRSVDDKKVTDHHALLVTDEKPGPMPMDQQNIYNMIAKRMVESFSEVCLKDITTVTIDAAGVELIAKGTVIRQYGWRLSADQIDAPDEDKNTDDQDNENAQLPKLTAEELLEILTLELAERFTKARPIHTEASLLKAMETSGKEIEDDEMRQAMKDCGLGTPATRAATIETLFQRDYIKRDKKKLIPTEKGLAVYFLVKDRSIAKVTLTGKWEQKLEEMRANKVSYDVFMKHIKDYTVKITSELMQLRVAIAHEELKPQQKGKIKCPKCSAGQVQLYDKVAQCDHYARGCDFKIWRTLHGVFLDEKEMKSLLEKGKTSELKGLRNTDGSMVNASLLLENFKAVIG from the coding sequence ATGAAAGTAGTAATAGCAGAGAAACCCTCCGTTGCGCGTGATTTGGCAAGAGTTATGGGCGCCAAGGAGGTTAAAGATGGATATATTGCCGGGAATGGGTATGCGTTTACCTATGCTTTTGGGCATTTGGTGCAGTTGTGTACTCCGCAGGCTTATGGATTTCACAATTGGTCGATGAAGAATCTGCCGATTATTCCGGCGCAGTTTGCATTGGAGGTGAAGAAGGTCCGTAAGGATGGGAAGCAGATGGATGATGCGGGTGCTTTGAAGCAGCTGAACACCATCAAGTGGTTATTAGAGCAGGCGGAAGAGATTATTGTGGCGACGGATGCCGGGCGCGAAGGGGAATTGATCTTTCGCAACATCTACTATTATTTAAAATCGAATATACCGTTCAAGCGTTTGTGGATTTCCTCCCAAACGGATAAGGCTATTAAGGAAGGTTTTGCCAACCTGAAGGAGGGCACTGAGTATGACAGCCTTTATATGTCGGCTCGTTCGCGCTCGGAATCGGATTGGTTGATCGGTATCAACGCTACGCAAGCATTGACCTTAGCCGCCGGCAATAAGGGACTGCTCTCTCTCGGTCGGGTGCAGACGCCTACTTTGGCGATGATCTGTTCTCGATATTTGGAGAATAAGGATTTTAAGCCGCAAGCTTTTTATAAAATTCAGGCGGGCTTCGAGAAGGAGGGCATACAATTTAAGGCGACTTCTAACAAAATCGACAAGAAGGATGTCGCGGAAGAGACCATTGCGAAGATTCAGGTTGGTAGCAATGCGAAGGTTGTGAATGTGGAAGCGAAGGAGACCAAAGAACAGCCACCCTTACTTTTCGATTTGACTTCCTTGCAACAGGACGCGAATAAAAAGTGGGGCTATTCTGCGGATCAAACCCTAAGTATCGCACAGACCCTTTATGAGAAGAAGGTGATTACCTATCCTCGTACGGGTTCTCGCTATATCGGTGAGGACGTTTTTGAGAAGATCGACGAGTTGTTCCAACATTTAGCAGATACCGCGCAGGAGAGCATTGCATTAATCTCCAAGAATTTAATTGGAGCTAAGCTGAACAAGCGCTCTGTGGATGATAAGAAGGTAACAGATCACCATGCCCTCTTGGTTACGGATGAGAAACCGGGGCCTATGCCTATGGATCAGCAGAACATCTATAATATGATTGCCAAGCGGATGGTGGAGAGTTTTTCGGAGGTCTGCTTGAAAGATATTACGACGGTGACCATCGATGCTGCCGGCGTGGAATTGATTGCGAAGGGGACTGTGATCCGACAATATGGATGGCGCCTATCTGCTGATCAGATTGATGCGCCCGATGAGGATAAAAATACGGATGATCAGGATAATGAGAATGCGCAATTACCGAAGCTGACGGCGGAGGAATTGTTGGAGATATTGACGTTGGAGTTGGCGGAGCGTTTCACGAAAGCAAGGCCAATTCATACGGAGGCTTCCTTACTGAAGGCCATGGAAACCTCGGGTAAGGAGATTGAAGACGATGAGATGCGCCAGGCGATGAAGGACTGCGGTTTGGGAACTCCGGCTACTCGCGCAGCGACTATAGAGACTTTATTTCAACGGGATTATATCAAGCGTGATAAGAAGAAGCTGATTCCGACGGAAAAAGGATTGGCGGTTTATTTCTTGGTAAAAGATCGTTCGATTGCGAAAGTTACGTTGACTGGAAAGTGGGAGCAGAAGCTGGAAGAGATGCGCGCTAATAAGGTGAGCTATGATGTGTTTATGAAGCACATCAAAGACTATACGGTGAAGATTACTTCGGAGTTGATGCAGTTGCGGGTAGCGATTGCTCATGAAGAATTGAAGCCACAGCAAAAAGGTAAGATTAAGTGTCCGAAATGTTCGGCGGGTCAGGTGCAATTATATGATAAGGTGGCACAATGTGACCATTATGCCAGAGGATGTGATTTTAAGATATGGCGAACGCTGCACGGGGTATTCCTGGATGAGAAGGAGATGAAGAGTCTTTTGGAGAAAGGGAAAACTTCGGAGCTAAAGGGGCTGAGGAATACGGATGGATCCATGGTGAATGCTTCCTTATTGTTGGAAAATTTTAAGGCGGTTATTGGATAG
- the aat gene encoding leucyl/phenylalanyl-tRNA--protein transferase, translating into MPYLLDEAQLAFPHPRLADEDGLLAIGGDLSAERLLLAYQNGIFPWYDEDTPILWYSPHERFVIHKGKLKISKSMRQVLRSKRFKVTYNQAFEQVIDQCARIAREGQQGTWILPEMKAAYISLHKHGYAHSVEVWEQGQLVGGLYGIKVGNVFGGESMFSKVSNASKVALISLAEDFGISMIDCQVHSVHLESMGACLISQEEFLAIIQQQEIKAYDFQRVL; encoded by the coding sequence ATGCCCTATTTATTGGATGAAGCACAATTGGCTTTTCCACATCCCCGCTTGGCGGATGAAGACGGATTATTAGCAATCGGAGGCGATTTATCGGCAGAGCGCTTGTTGCTAGCCTACCAAAACGGAATTTTTCCTTGGTATGACGAAGACACGCCCATTCTATGGTATTCGCCACATGAACGCTTTGTAATACATAAAGGAAAGTTGAAGATTTCCAAAAGCATGCGACAGGTGCTGCGATCTAAGCGGTTTAAGGTCACCTACAATCAAGCATTCGAGCAGGTAATCGATCAATGTGCGAGGATTGCGCGCGAGGGCCAGCAAGGAACGTGGATCTTACCGGAGATGAAAGCCGCCTATATCTCGCTCCACAAGCATGGTTATGCACATAGTGTTGAGGTATGGGAACAAGGTCAGCTAGTAGGTGGCTTGTACGGTATTAAAGTTGGAAATGTTTTCGGCGGGGAAAGCATGTTTTCCAAAGTTTCCAATGCATCGAAGGTAGCCCTGATAAGCCTAGCGGAAGATTTTGGAATCTCCATGATCGACTGTCAGGTCCATTCAGTGCATTTGGAAAGCATGGGTGCGTGTTTAATTTCGCAGGAAGAGTTTTTAGCAATCATACAACAACAAGAAATCAAAGCTTATGACTTTCAGCGAGTACTTTAA
- a CDS encoding alpha/beta hydrolase: MESYLFRLAEYHQIPKQGALVLGVSFGGLCISELAKYYDFEKMILVSSVKNKFEIPAFIKLARLFSLYKLMPRKPSGMMARKAIHWAFGVKTKEEGGLLDVIIQDTDPDFFKWATDQIMQWESVYNPTNCLHIHGERDRIFPINNVVWDIKIKDGGHFMIYNRGKEISFPIRNFIF, translated from the coding sequence TTGGAAAGCTATCTATTTCGTTTAGCTGAATATCACCAAATTCCAAAACAAGGCGCGCTGGTCTTAGGGGTATCATTTGGAGGTTTATGTATTTCAGAACTCGCCAAGTACTATGATTTCGAAAAAATGATTCTTGTATCTTCCGTGAAAAATAAATTTGAGATTCCCGCCTTCATAAAACTTGCTAGATTGTTTTCACTATATAAGTTAATGCCTAGAAAGCCTTCAGGGATGATGGCTAGAAAAGCGATACATTGGGCGTTTGGGGTGAAGACAAAAGAAGAAGGCGGCTTATTGGATGTTATTATTCAGGATACAGATCCTGATTTCTTTAAATGGGCAACGGATCAAATTATGCAATGGGAAAGCGTCTATAATCCTACTAATTGTTTACACATTCATGGGGAAAGGGATCGAATTTTTCCAATTAACAATGTAGTTTGGGATATAAAAATTAAGGATGGGGGACATTTTATGATATACAATCGAGGGAAAGAGATATCATTTCCAATTCGTAATTTTATCTTTTAA
- the rbfA gene encoding 30S ribosome-binding factor RbfA, with protein MGTESKRQQRFAGVIQQDLAEMFQREGNSWAPGAFITVTKVRVTPDLSIARVFLSFLNTNTAKADIESIRSKTSEIRYKLGARIKNQARIVPQLEFFLDDTNEYVEHMDKIFEEISKEPRQPEE; from the coding sequence ATGGGAACAGAAAGTAAAAGACAGCAACGATTTGCCGGCGTAATTCAGCAGGATTTAGCGGAGATGTTTCAGAGAGAGGGGAATTCGTGGGCTCCTGGTGCCTTTATTACCGTAACAAAAGTGCGTGTAACGCCTGACCTCTCCATTGCTCGCGTATTTCTAAGTTTTTTAAACACAAATACTGCGAAAGCTGATATTGAAAGCATTCGTTCAAAAACTAGCGAGATACGATATAAACTTGGTGCGCGCATCAAAAATCAAGCGCGTATTGTTCCGCAGTTGGAGTTCTTCTTAGACGATACCAACGAGTACGTGGAACATATGGATAAAATATTTGAGGAAATCAGCAAAGAGCCTCGTCAACCGGAAGAATAG
- the argH gene encoding argininosuccinate lyase, whose product MKIWQKNIDVDSFVESFTVGRDREMDLQLAGADVLGSLAHTKMLASIGLMSEEDLVAVQKELKNIYQEVLDAKFQIEDSVEDVHSQVEMMLTQRIGEAGKKIHSGRSRNDQVLVDLKLYFRSEIESIFKNTEVLFEQLISLSNQYKSVLMPGYTHLQIAMPSSFGLWFGAYAESLVDDLQLLKAAWAVCNKNPLGSAAGYGSSFPLNRSMTTQLLGFEDLNYNVVYAQMGRGKTERILAQAMSSIAATLAKFAMDVTLFINQNFGFISFPAHLTTGSSIMPHKKNPDVFELIRSRCNKIQALPNEIAMMTSNLPVGYHRDLQLLKENLFPAFQSLNDCLAIATYMLQNITIKDNILDDPKYDYLFSVEVVNNEVLKGVPFREAYKNIGLAIEEGNFNPSKEVQHTHEGSIGNLCNDQIERMFSEVKQSFGFEKVHQALEDLLKA is encoded by the coding sequence ATGAAGATTTGGCAAAAAAATATTGATGTGGATTCTTTTGTAGAATCCTTTACCGTTGGGCGCGATCGTGAGATGGACTTGCAGCTTGCGGGTGCTGATGTTTTGGGTTCATTAGCGCATACAAAGATGCTTGCTAGCATTGGTTTGATGAGCGAGGAGGATCTTGTTGCGGTACAGAAGGAGCTGAAAAACATCTACCAGGAGGTATTGGATGCTAAATTTCAGATCGAGGATTCGGTAGAGGATGTTCACTCGCAAGTGGAGATGATGCTGACGCAGCGCATCGGTGAGGCGGGGAAGAAAATTCACTCCGGCAGATCGAGAAATGATCAGGTTTTAGTAGACCTTAAGCTGTATTTCCGTTCAGAAATCGAGAGTATCTTTAAGAATACAGAAGTTTTGTTTGAGCAATTAATAAGCTTGAGCAATCAATATAAGTCGGTTCTAATGCCAGGATATACGCACCTGCAGATTGCCATGCCGTCCTCTTTTGGATTATGGTTTGGAGCATATGCAGAAAGTTTAGTAGACGATTTGCAATTGTTGAAGGCTGCCTGGGCCGTTTGTAATAAAAATCCGCTAGGCTCGGCGGCGGGCTATGGTTCTTCGTTTCCGTTGAACCGTTCCATGACCACCCAATTATTAGGGTTCGAGGATTTGAACTACAATGTGGTCTATGCACAAATGGGACGAGGCAAGACGGAAAGGATATTAGCGCAGGCGATGAGTTCCATTGCAGCGACATTAGCGAAGTTTGCCATGGATGTCACCTTATTCATCAATCAAAACTTTGGCTTTATTTCCTTCCCGGCCCATCTAACAACGGGGTCCAGCATTATGCCGCATAAGAAGAACCCGGATGTTTTTGAATTGATTCGTTCTCGCTGCAATAAAATTCAGGCATTGCCAAACGAAATTGCTATGATGACGTCGAACCTACCGGTTGGCTATCACCGTGACTTGCAGTTGTTGAAGGAAAATCTTTTCCCGGCATTCCAATCATTAAACGATTGCTTGGCGATTGCAACCTACATGCTACAGAATATTACGATCAAGGATAACATCTTGGATGACCCAAAATACGATTACCTATTCAGTGTAGAGGTAGTAAACAACGAGGTGCTAAAAGGCGTACCGTTCCGCGAGGCATATAAGAATATTGGCTTAGCCATTGAAGAGGGTAATTTTAATCCTTCAAAAGAGGTGCAACATACACATGAAGGTAGTATCGGCAATCTATGCAATGATCAGATAGAAAGAATGTTTTCGGAAGTGAAGCAGTCCTTCGGTTTTGAGAAGGTTCATCAGGCTTTAGAGGATTTGCTGAAAGCTTAA
- a CDS encoding deoxyguanosinetriphosphate triphosphohydrolase: MNWNQLISAKRWGYEHREPSEHFDARSEFQRDYDRLIFSSPFRRLQNKTQVFPLPGVVFVHNRLTHSLEVASVGRSLGRLVYNLLKKKHPNIDQEAPFLQEVGNIISAACLSHDLGNPAFGHSGEAAISTFFTDGKGVKYQEMVSKEQWADLTHFEGNANALRILTHAFNGKDPKGFALTYTSLASIVKYPCAAIDGHVKGSHHRKKYGFFDSEKAAFEQIAAELGIAKDPQNPKGYMRHPLVYLVEAADDICYNIIDLEDAHHLKILAYQEVEDLLLPLCAGEDLRARLDSLADTASKVSLLRAKAINTLINGCAQVFVDREEDFLAGTFDKALMDALNPDIVAHMQKISDISVKRIYNAPTVVQIEIAGFKVMNALLEEFVPAYLKTNKSMFDKKLVAMMPEQFHSEKEDTYSKIRAVLDFVSGMTDVYAVDLYRKIKGISIASLD; the protein is encoded by the coding sequence ATGAATTGGAATCAGTTAATATCGGCAAAGCGCTGGGGATATGAGCATCGGGAGCCAAGCGAACATTTTGACGCCCGTTCGGAATTTCAACGCGATTACGATCGCCTAATCTTTTCCTCACCTTTTCGTCGTTTACAAAATAAAACCCAGGTTTTTCCGCTTCCTGGCGTGGTGTTCGTTCATAACCGATTGACCCATAGTTTGGAGGTTGCTTCGGTTGGGCGCTCGCTTGGTCGTTTGGTTTATAATCTGTTGAAGAAGAAACACCCGAACATTGATCAGGAAGCACCATTCTTACAAGAGGTTGGGAATATTATTTCGGCAGCCTGTCTATCGCACGACTTGGGCAACCCTGCCTTCGGTCACTCCGGCGAGGCGGCGATTTCTACGTTTTTTACCGACGGTAAAGGCGTAAAATATCAGGAAATGGTTTCTAAAGAGCAGTGGGCAGACCTGACACATTTTGAAGGGAATGCCAATGCCCTGCGTATTTTGACACATGCCTTCAACGGGAAAGATCCGAAAGGTTTCGCATTGACATATACTAGCCTTGCTTCCATCGTAAAGTATCCATGTGCAGCTATTGATGGCCATGTCAAAGGTTCGCATCACCGCAAAAAGTATGGTTTCTTCGATTCAGAGAAAGCAGCTTTCGAGCAGATCGCGGCTGAGCTTGGCATTGCCAAGGATCCGCAGAACCCGAAAGGCTATATGCGCCATCCTCTGGTCTATCTGGTAGAAGCGGCAGATGATATCTGTTATAATATCATTGATTTGGAGGATGCACACCATCTGAAGATTTTAGCTTATCAGGAAGTTGAAGATCTCTTGTTGCCATTATGTGCTGGCGAAGATCTGCGTGCGCGTTTGGATAGTCTTGCCGATACGGCCAGTAAGGTATCCCTATTGCGGGCAAAAGCAATCAATACACTCATTAACGGCTGTGCGCAAGTATTTGTCGACCGCGAGGAAGATTTCCTTGCCGGCACCTTCGACAAAGCATTGATGGACGCCCTAAATCCAGATATCGTCGCGCATATGCAGAAGATATCTGATATCTCGGTCAAGCGTATTTACAATGCGCCAACCGTAGTACAAATTGAAATAGCAGGTTTTAAAGTGATGAACGCTCTTTTAGAAGAATTTGTTCCCGCTTACCTTAAAACAAATAAATCCATGTTCGATAAAAAGTTGGTGGCGATGATGCCCGAGCAGTTCCACTCTGAAAAAGAGGACACCTACTCGAAAATTAGAGCCGTACTCGACTTCGTATCTGGCATGACGGATGTCTACGCTGTAGACCTATATAGGAAGATAAAAGGGATTTCTATAGCCTCATTGGATTAG
- a CDS encoding aldose epimerase family protein gives MTVYKLPEKKDFESRIQGKNTHLITLTNRAGMQVALTDYGARLVSALVPDKFGNLIDVVLGFSSINGYLKAQEPYHGATIGRFCNRIANGKFTLNEQEYTLAKNNGNNCLHGGPEGFHNRVWDRQVSFNKVVDFYYTSPDGEEGFPGELKTTVSYELTNENEIVIHFRASTDAPTIINFTNHAFFNLNGEGNGDVLNHEIFINSEEFVPIDENQVPTGEIFPVEGTALDFRQPKKIVDYIDSKEAQLKNAGGFDHTFVNNQPPTIAVASAYSKESGVLLEVFTTEPGIHLYAGNFLADDEGKSGHKYLRYGGLCFEAQHYPDSPNHANFPSVVLQPGKEYQSTIKYKFSIKKEV, from the coding sequence ATGACTGTTTATAAACTCCCCGAGAAAAAAGATTTTGAAAGCCGTATACAAGGTAAGAACACCCATCTGATAACGCTTACCAACCGTGCAGGCATGCAGGTAGCCCTTACGGACTACGGCGCCCGATTGGTAAGTGCTTTGGTGCCCGACAAGTTCGGTAACCTGATTGATGTCGTACTAGGTTTCTCGAGTATCAATGGCTATCTGAAAGCGCAAGAACCTTATCACGGTGCTACCATAGGCCGCTTTTGTAACAGAATTGCGAATGGGAAGTTCACACTGAATGAGCAAGAATATACCTTGGCAAAGAATAATGGCAACAATTGCTTGCACGGTGGCCCGGAAGGCTTCCACAACCGCGTATGGGATCGACAGGTGAGCTTCAACAAGGTGGTCGATTTTTATTACACCTCTCCAGATGGTGAAGAAGGTTTTCCAGGAGAGCTCAAGACTACCGTTTCGTATGAGTTGACCAATGAAAATGAGATAGTAATCCATTTCAGAGCATCTACTGATGCCCCTACAATCATCAACTTTACCAATCATGCCTTTTTCAACCTGAATGGTGAAGGTAATGGAGATGTCCTGAACCATGAAATATTCATCAATTCGGAAGAGTTTGTTCCTATTGATGAGAACCAAGTTCCTACGGGCGAGATATTCCCTGTGGAAGGCACTGCATTGGATTTTAGACAACCCAAAAAAATTGTTGATTATATCGATAGTAAGGAAGCGCAGTTGAAGAATGCGGGCGGCTTTGACCATACCTTCGTCAACAATCAACCTCCAACGATTGCCGTTGCGTCTGCATATTCCAAAGAAAGTGGTGTACTATTAGAAGTATTTACAACGGAGCCGGGGATACATCTCTACGCGGGCAATTTCTTAGCTGACGATGAAGGAAAATCAGGACATAAATATTTAAGATATGGTGGGCTTTGTTTCGAAGCGCAACATTATCCGGATAGCCCAAACCATGCAAACTTCCCTTCTGTAGTCCTACAGCCAGGAAAAGAATACCAAAGCACGATTAAATATAAATTCAGCATAAAAAAGGAGGTTTAA